ATTGAGTATAATTTCCCATCCAATTCAGTGTCAGGTTCATGGAAAACTATTGTCTATTCCCTGCCTCAACCAGAAAATGTTATCCTGAACTCAGGTTATAAAAATAATTTCTTCTAATTGTGCGATCGCCCTTTCTAACTGATCATTAACAATTTTATAGTTAAATTCATCTTGGGCAACAATTTCCTCCTTTGCCCTTGCCAAGCGTTTTTTGATCGCTTCTTCGGAATCGCTACCTCTACCCCGTAACCTCTTCTCTAACTCTTCTTCTGATGGGGGTAAAATAAAAATTAACTCTGAATCAGCAAAGTTTTCTTTAACTTGCCTTGCCCCTAATAGTTCAATTTCCAAAATAACTGTTTTACCCTGTGCTATTTGTTCTACCACAGGTTGCTTGGGAGTACCATAATAATTTCCTGCATACTGCGCCCATTCCAATAAATTCTCTTCCTCAATCATGGATTCAAACTCTTCTACAGTCAGAAAATAATAGTCCTTTCCATTTTTTTCTCCCTTGCGTGGTTGCCTAGTGGTAGCAGAAATAGATATAAACAAGTCTGGATGGGCTTTAAGGAGCGATCGCACCAAAGTACCCTTTCCCACGCCACTAGGGCCAGTTATAACGAATAATTTTCCTTGATTTTCTGACATGAATAGTTAACAATTGATAATTGATAGTTGATAATTGATAATACAGGTTTTACACTCCTGAGCACCGCAGTTATTGTCCATGGTGCCAATGGTTTCTGTTGTCAATCGACAATTATAAAGGTACAATTGAAGATTGCTGACTAAATTTTAGAATAACTATATATAGGAGATATAATTATGGCTCGTGTATGTCAATTGACAGGAAGAAGAGCAAATAATGGTTTTGCCATTTCTCACTCCCATCGTCGTACCAAAAGATTACAACACGTTAATTTACAAGATAAGAGAATCTGGTGGGCAGAAGGTAATAGCTTTGTGAGATTACGCCTTTCCACCAAAGCCATCAAAACCCTAGACACTAAAAGTGTTGGACAAATGGCTAGAGAGGCAGGAATTGATCTCAATAAATTTAAATGTTCCTAATTTTTCTCTTGACTAAAAAGGGTTGAACTACAATACTTGGTAGATGTTAGATTATTCGGCAAAGTTGCGATCGACACTACCAAAAAATACAGGTTCAACTCTTATACCTACCACCTCAGAAGGACGAATTACCATATATTCCCCCTGAATATTTTTGATCGGCACATTGATAAAATCTTTTGAAGCTGATTTAGGTACCAACTCTCCACTGTACCATTTCTGAAATTCTTGTATCGTATTAAATCTTACTTCTTCTCGGTGTCCACTACTGAGTAAAAGATGGACACTATATTCGTCTGCTTTTCTCGCCATATTCTAGTGTTGTTGAATAATTAGATTTTGTTGATACTATCAATTTTTTGTTTCCATTCCTAATTTTCAAGGTTTACGCCGTAATTGTCAATAAATTTTTAAAAATCACCGCCCCCACCAAAATCTATATCAATACCTCCTAAATCTATATCTACATAACTGCTTAAATCGCTATCTCCCCCACAATAATCATTTATTAACATAGTTTCAGGGTTACAATTATCTGTTAGCTGATGATGAGAAATATTAGTGGGAATGTAATTGTTACTATCAATGGATAGATAGTATTGTTTATTAATTGATAATTTTTTAATTAACCAATTCTTGAAAAAATAAGCAGTGGGAATGGATAGTAATGAAACGATAAAAAAACAAAAGGAAACTTTCATAATCATATCTATGATAAGTGTTCAAAATTATATTACTCCCCATCATTAAATGATAACTCACAATCTTTGGCAATTTGTGCTTTTAATTCATCTAAGGAATTAAATTTTTTTTCTGGTCTTAAAAACTTTAATAATTCTACATCCAAAACTTTATTATATAAATCTCCTTCCCAGTTTAATATATGAACTTCTACGGTGGTTTTTTTGCCGTCCACTGTGGGGCGATCGCCTATATTCATAACTCCCAATAATTGGTTATGATAAATATTATTCTGGTTTACTATGACTTTATAAACCCCTTTTTTGGGTAAAAATTTCTGTGCATCTATATCTAAATTTGCAGTGGGAAAACCAATAGTTCGCCCTAACTGTTTACCTTTTACTACCTTTCCTTTGAGATTGTATTTTCTACCTAACATTCCTTGTGCTAAAGAGACGTTTCCTTTTTCTAAAGCCTTGCGAATATCAGAACTACTAATTTTAGTAAAACGCTCATTAACATCTAGTTTTTCCTCTGCGGTAATATTGACAAAAATATTATTATCTGCCGTTAATTCTTGCAATTTTTGAGCGTTTCCTTGCCTTTGATAACCAAAGCGAAAATCTGACCCTATACTGATATATTTGGCTTGTATTTTCTCCACTAATATCTCTTTTACAAATGCCCTCGCTGAAAGAGTAGCTAATTCTCGATCAAAGGGTAATAAAATTAATTGCTTAACCCCCATGGCTTCTAATAATTCCGCTTTTTCAGGAATAGGAGTTAAAAGTTGTTTTTTCTTCCCTGTAAAATACTCTTGGGGATGGGGAGTGAAGGTAACTAGAGTCGGATATATATCAGGATTATTGAGCTTGAAAATTGATTCTATAACCCTTTGATGTCCTCGGTGAAGTCCGTCAAAGTTGCCAAGGGCGATCGCATTTGGTGTGATAATATCGTCTAAGGAAGAAGTTACAAGAATTGTCACGGAACAATTGATAGTGAATGATTGATAATTAATGAATGACGGACTGTCATTAACCAGAAAATCCGAGTATGTCTTCATTTTCCATGGTTAATGCTCTATGGTCAATGGTTAATTTGTCACCGACACTCCATCAATTACCATAGAGGGAGTATAACAGGAACCACTCCAAATATTATCATTACCCAAATCCCTCACCCGTTGCAAAAGTTGGTAAATATTGCCTGAAATCATGGTGTCTTTTACCCTACCCATTACCTCTCCTTTTTCCACCAAATAACCTAAATCCACATTCAGGGAAAAGTCTCCCGAAATATCAGCATCGTTACCCAAAAATTGATCTACCATCAAACCATACTCGATATTTTCTATCAATTTATCAAAGGAAGTATTACCCCCACCCACCACAAAATTAACTAAACTAGGACTAGGATAACTACCTAAACTAGGACGAAAACCATTGCCTGTATTATTAATACCTAATTTGTTGGCATTTTTTTGATCACAGTAAAAGTTACTAATTTTTCCCCCGTCAATTAACTTATAATGTTGAGTCAGCGCACCTTCATCATCAAAAGGGCAATCATAGGGTTTGAGGTGAGGGTTTTGGGAAATGGTGAGACAGGATGCCATAACCTCTTTGCCATGGGAATCATGCCAAGGAGAAGATTTATCCACAATACGCTTACCATTCAAAGCATCGCTGACAGTTTCCCAAAGGCTAACTACGGCATTGGGGGTAAACAAAACGGGCAAAGGGCGAGGTTTTACTATACCCTGATTTTCTGCCCATCTGAGCCGTTGTTGGATATTTTTGATTATTTTGTCCAAATTTAGGGTTTCATTGTCATAAATGCCATCATAGATACCTAGGAAGTCATCTTCTCTTACCCATTCCACCCCCACCGAAGCACTAAAGGTGGTATCGCTATGGTGACAGTACAAACCACGGGAATTTATCAGGGTACTGGTTTCGGTTTCCCATTCCAAATCTAGGTTACAAATAATATCGGGATGGGTTTCCCGTAAAAGGGCGATCGCCCCTTGTCCTTTTTCAATTAAACTATTTATATCAACATCTATATCTTTCTCAGGAAAAACTAACCGATTTTCACCATTCAACAAAGGAGTTTCAGCATCATTCAAAGCAGAAATTGCCAAAGCCTTATCAACTAAATCATTCCCATCAAAATCACCATAGGCAACCGCCAACCCCGGACAACCATTGCGCCACAAACGAAGGGCAACCCCTCCCCCCTGCGAACTTTCGATCTGTTTTAACCTGTTTGCTTCAAAAGATATGGGCTTAGAGTGCGATCGCACCTCATAAACTTCCACATCCTCAATACCACGCTTTTTCGCTAAATCCAATAACTCCTCAGCTTGCACTTTATTTCTTAACTCCAGTAACCTGTTACTATCATCCCTCATTATATTGAGTTTGAGTAAACTGTTACAGTAAAAGTCCCCCATAATTGGGGGATTTAGGGGGCATTCTCAGCGCTCCTTTGATAACTAATTACTAGAATTTGACGTTAACCTTGACCAGAAAATAAATGAGTAATAAAAAGTTAAAAACAAGAAATTAGTGTAAAATAATATGTTTGGGTCTAAATTTGTAAAAATAAAGAAAATTAACTAGAATTATGTCTCGATATACAGGACCTCGCTTGAGGGTAACACGTCGCCTTGGAGATTTACCAGGGTTAACTCGTAAAAACGCACGTCGTCAATATCCCCCCGGACAACACGGACAAAGTCGCCGTAAACGTTCAGAATACGCTATCCGTTTAGAAGAAAAACAAAAACTTCGTTACAACTACGGTGTTAGCGAAAAACAATTAGTTCGTTATGTTAAAAAAGCCCGTCGTGTAGGTGGTTCTACAGGACAAGTATTATTACAATTATTAGAAATGCGCCTTGATAACACCGTATTTCGTCTCGGTATGGCGCCCACCATTCCCGCCGCCCGTCAATTAGTAAACCATGGACACGTCACCGTTAACGGTGGTGTAGTAGACATTGCCAGTTACCAATGTCGCCCTGGAGACGTTATCGCCATTAGAGATCGTGATAAATCTCGTAAAATCGTAGAAACCAACCTTTCTAACCCCGGCCTTGCCAACCTTCCCAGCCATCTCGAATTTGATAAAAACACCTATGTAGGTAAAGTAAACGGTGTCATCGAACGTGAATGGGTAGCATTAAACATCAACGAACTACTCGTAATTGAGTACTACTCTCGTAAAGCATAGAACATACTTGGAGTGGTGTTGTGTTATTTATTTTTTGTCGACGGAATACCGTCATCAACGGCACCACTTGGTATGTTAAGATAACAAACAATACTGTACACATTTAGTAAATCAAAGGAGGACATTGCATGACCCAAGTGGTTGTGGGACAAAACGAAAATATCGAATCCGCATTACGCCGTTTTAAAAGACAAGTTTCCAAAGCTGGAATCTTTGCAGACATCAAACGTCTTCGTCATTTTGAAACCCCCATCGAAAAGAAAAAACGTAAAGCAGTTGCTCGTCGTAAGAAACGTTTTCGTTAAATAGAACGCCAGACACCAGACGAGAAATAAGAAATTGTATATATATAGTTTAGGTAGGTTACAAGGGGGTGAATATCTAAAATCAACCTAACCTAAATCCTTCTGCAGAATATATCCTTACAAGCTAAAACAAATATTCTCACAATAAAATATTGACTTTAGTTATAAATTGCCATGACCAAGATAAAAAAAAATCACCGTCATGGTAATCTATTCTCAGAAAACATGCTCAAGGTTAAGAAAAAGATATATTTTTCTCAGCCTAGTAGCAATAAGGCTTAAAGCTATGTTAAATTTTATAAAGAGTTGTTAATAAAAATAGCTCTAATTATCCATAATATCATTACATTATTGACGGCTTATTAATGTTTACAAAACAAGTAACCGATTCTTCTGTTTATAAATGGTTTAACGATCGCCTCGAAGTAGAAGCGATTTCCGACGACATCAGCAGTAAGTACGTTCCTCCCCACGTCAATATCTTCTATTGCCTAGGTGGAATTACCCTTACCTGCTTCTTAATTCAGTTCGCTACTGGGTTTGCCATGACATTCTATTACAAACCCACCGTTGCCGAAGCCTTTAGCTCTGTTCAATTCATCATGAACGAAGTAAACTTCGGTTGGTTAATCCGTTCTATCCATCGTTGGTCCGCCAGTATGATGGTATTAATGTTAATTCTTCACGTATTCCGTGTTTACTTAACTGGTGGTTTCAAAAAACCCCGTGAGTTAACTTGGATTGTGGGTGTAACCATGGCTGTAATCACCGTATCCTTCGGTGTAACTGGCTACTCCTTACCTTGGGACCAAGTAGGTTACTGGGCGGTTAAAATCGTATCTGGTGTACCTGCTGCCATTCCTGTTGTAGGAGATCAAATGGTAGAACTCCTTAGAGGTGGTGCTAGTGTAGGTCAAGCAACCTTAACCCGTTTCTACACCATCCACACCTTTGTATTACCTTGGTTAATGGCAGTGTTTATGTTATTACACTTCCTCTTAATCCGTAAACAAGGTATCTCTGGACCTTTGTAAATCATGAATTATTGAAAACGACGATTAGCAAAGCGTTAATCGTCTTTTTACTGTTCATCAATTTTTGCTCTCGGATATAATCGAGATACAATGGGTATTACCCCGTATTATTTCCTTATAATTGCCCACCATCGAGGAGACAATTTTTAAATTATGTCTAACCCCAATTCTCAACTAATCAAAAAGCCAGATCTCAACGATCCTAAATTGAGAGCTAAACTAGCTCAAAACATGGGTCATAACTACTATGGTGAGATTGCATGGCCCAACGATATTCTCTATATGTTCCCTGTCTGTATTTTAGGTGCATTAGGTCTAATCGTTGGTTTATCCATCTTAGATCCTGCCATGATTGGCGAACCCGCAGATCCTTTCGCAACTCCTTTGGAAATTTTACCCGAGTGGTATTTATACCCCGTATTCCAAATTTTGCGCGTATTACCTAATAAACTCTTAGGGATTGCTTGTCAAGCAGCCATTCCCCTCGGTTTAATGTTAGTACCTTTCATCGAAAGCGTTAACAAATTCCAAAACCCCTTCCGTCGTCCCATTGCGATGACTGTGT
The sequence above is a segment of the Cyanobacterium stanieri PCC 7202 genome. Coding sequences within it:
- a CDS encoding guanylate kinase (PFAM: Guanylate kinase~TIGRFAM: guanylate kinase~COGs: COG0194 Guanylate kinase~InterPro IPR017665:IPR008145:IPR008144:IPR020590~KEGG: cyp:PCC8801_0195 guanylate kinase~PFAM: guanylate kinase~PRIAM: Guanylate kinase~SMART: guanylate kinase/L-type calcium channel region~SPTR: Guanylate kinase;~TIGRFAM: guanylate kinase); the encoded protein is MSENQGKLFVITGPSGVGKGTLVRSLLKAHPDLFISISATTRQPRKGEKNGKDYYFLTVEEFESMIEEENLLEWAQYAGNYYGTPKQPVVEQIAQGKTVILEIELLGARQVKENFADSELIFILPPSEEELEKRLRGRGSDSEEAIKKRLARAKEEIVAQDEFNYKIVNDQLERAIAQLEEIIFIT
- a CDS encoding LSU ribosomal protein L28P (PFAM: Ribosomal L28 family~TIGRFAM: ribosomal protein L28~COGs: COG0227 Ribosomal protein L28~InterPro IPR001383~KEGG: syn:ssr1604 50S ribosomal protein L28~PFAM: ribosomal protein L28~SPTR: 50S ribosomal protein L28;~TIGRFAM: ribosomal protein L28) is translated as MARVCQLTGRRANNGFAISHSHRRTKRLQHVNLQDKRIWWAEGNSFVRLRLSTKAIKTLDTKSVGQMAREAGIDLNKFKCS
- a CDS encoding hypothetical protein (KEGG: mar:MAE_31860 hypothetical protein~SPTR: Putative uncharacterized protein); amino-acid sequence: MARKADEYSVHLLLSSGHREEVRFNTIQEFQKWYSGELVPKSASKDFINVPIKNIQGEYMVIRPSEVVGIRVEPVFFGSVDRNFAE
- a CDS encoding hypothetical protein (KEGG: pbe:PB001078.02.0 hypothetical protein~SPTR: Putative uncharacterized protein); this translates as MIMKVSFCFFIVSLLSIPTAYFFKNWLIKKLSINKQYYLSIDSNNYIPTNISHHQLTDNCNPETMLINDYCGGDSDLSSYVDIDLGGIDIDFGGGGDF
- a CDS encoding FMN adenylyltransferase (PFAM: Riboflavin kinase; FAD synthetase~TIGRFAM: riboflavin kinase/FMN adenylyltransferase~COGs: COG0196 FAD synthase~InterPro IPR002606:IPR015864:IPR015865~KEGG: cyh:Cyan8802_2123 riboflavin biosynthesis protein RibF~PFAM: Riboflavin kinase; FAD synthetase~SPTR: Riboflavin biosynthesis protein RibF;~TIGRFAM: riboflavin biosynthesis protein RibF) encodes the protein MKTYSDFLVNDSPSFINYQSFTINCSVTILVTSSLDDIITPNAIALGNFDGLHRGHQRVIESIFKLNNPDIYPTLVTFTPHPQEYFTGKKKQLLTPIPEKAELLEAMGVKQLILLPFDRELATLSARAFVKEILVEKIQAKYISIGSDFRFGYQRQGNAQKLQELTADNNIFVNITAEEKLDVNERFTKISSSDIRKALEKGNVSLAQGMLGRKYNLKGKVVKGKQLGRTIGFPTANLDIDAQKFLPKKGVYKVIVNQNNIYHNQLLGVMNIGDRPTVDGKKTTVEVHILNWEGDLYNKVLDVELLKFLRPEKKFNSLDELKAQIAKDCELSFNDGE
- a CDS encoding peptidase U62 modulator of DNA gyrase (PFAM: Putative modulator of DNA gyrase~COGs: COG0312 Zn-dependent protease and their inactivated homologs~InterPro IPR002510~KEGG: cyc:PCC7424_5204 peptidase U62 modulator of DNA gyrase~PFAM: peptidase U62 modulator of DNA gyrase~SPTR: Peptidase U62 modulator of DNA gyrase), whose product is MRDDSNRLLELRNKVQAEELLDLAKKRGIEDVEVYEVRSHSKPISFEANRLKQIESSQGGGVALRLWRNGCPGLAVAYGDFDGNDLVDKALAISALNDAETPLLNGENRLVFPEKDIDVDINSLIEKGQGAIALLRETHPDIICNLDLEWETETSTLINSRGLYCHHSDTTFSASVGVEWVREDDFLGIYDGIYDNETLNLDKIIKNIQQRLRWAENQGIVKPRPLPVLFTPNAVVSLWETVSDALNGKRIVDKSSPWHDSHGKEVMASCLTISQNPHLKPYDCPFDDEGALTQHYKLIDGGKISNFYCDQKNANKLGINNTGNGFRPSLGSYPSPSLVNFVVGGGNTSFDKLIENIEYGLMVDQFLGNDADISGDFSLNVDLGYLVEKGEVMGRVKDTMISGNIYQLLQRVRDLGNDNIWSGSCYTPSMVIDGVSVTN
- a CDS encoding SSU ribosomal protein S4P (PFAM: Ribosomal protein S4/S9 N-terminal domain; S4 domain~TIGRFAM: ribosomal protein S4, bacterial/organelle type~COGs: COG0522 Ribosomal protein S4 and related protein~InterPro IPR005709:IPR002942:IPR018079:IPR001912~KEGG: cyc:PCC7424_2554 30S ribosomal protein S4~PFAM: ribosomal protein S4; RNA-binding S4 domain protein~SMART: RNA-binding S4 domain protein~SPTR: 30S ribosomal protein S4;~TIGRFAM: ribosomal protein S4) gives rise to the protein MSRYTGPRLRVTRRLGDLPGLTRKNARRQYPPGQHGQSRRKRSEYAIRLEEKQKLRYNYGVSEKQLVRYVKKARRVGGSTGQVLLQLLEMRLDNTVFRLGMAPTIPAARQLVNHGHVTVNGGVVDIASYQCRPGDVIAIRDRDKSRKIVETNLSNPGLANLPSHLEFDKNTYVGKVNGVIEREWVALNINELLVIEYYSRKA
- a CDS encoding SSU ribosomal protein S21P (PFAM: Ribosomal protein S21~TIGRFAM: ribosomal protein S21~InterPro IPR001911:IPR018278~KEGG: syp:SYNPCC7002_A1741 ribosomal protein S21~PFAM: ribosomal protein S21~SPTR: 30S ribosomal protein S21;~TIGRFAM: ribosomal protein S21) translates to MTQVVVGQNENIESALRRFKRQVSKAGIFADIKRLRHFETPIEKKKRKAVARRKKRFR
- a CDS encoding Cytochrome b/b6 domain protein (PFAM: Cytochrome b(N-terminal)/b6/petB~COGs: COG1290 Cytochrome b subunit of the bc complex~InterPro IPR005797~KEGG: syp:SYNPCC7002_A0842 cytochrome b6~PFAM: Cytochrome b/b6 domain~SPTR: Cytochrome b6), giving the protein MFTKQVTDSSVYKWFNDRLEVEAISDDISSKYVPPHVNIFYCLGGITLTCFLIQFATGFAMTFYYKPTVAEAFSSVQFIMNEVNFGWLIRSIHRWSASMMVLMLILHVFRVYLTGGFKKPRELTWIVGVTMAVITVSFGVTGYSLPWDQVGYWAVKIVSGVPAAIPVVGDQMVELLRGGASVGQATLTRFYTIHTFVLPWLMAVFMLLHFLLIRKQGISGPL
- a CDS encoding cytb6/f complex subunit IV (PFAM: Cytochrome b(C-terminal)/b6/petD~TIGRFAM: cytochrome b6/f complex subunit IV~COGs: COG1290 Cytochrome b subunit of the bc complex~InterPro IPR005870:IPR005798~KEGG: syn:slr0343 cytochrome b6-f complex subunit IV~PFAM: Cytochrome b/b6 domain~SPTR: Cytochrome b6-f complex subunit 4;~TIGRFAM: cytb6/f complex subunit IV), whose amino-acid sequence is MSNPNSQLIKKPDLNDPKLRAKLAQNMGHNYYGEIAWPNDILYMFPVCILGALGLIVGLSILDPAMIGEPADPFATPLEILPEWYLYPVFQILRVLPNKLLGIACQAAIPLGLMLVPFIESVNKFQNPFRRPIAMTVFLFGTLVTLWLGAGSVFPIDKSLTLGLF